The following are encoded in a window of Roseimaritima ulvae genomic DNA:
- the pstC gene encoding phosphate ABC transporter permease subunit PstC, which yields MSQPAALTNRRFKSTDRAVLAERAVVSVLASCALATVLITAGIILMLVTQSWHFFESEYVSPGEFFSGTQWTALQAKEIEDARFGIWPLLSGTLRVTVIAMLIALPLGLVTAIYLSEFASKRVRSILKPTLEIIAGIPTVVLGYFAILVISPGLQFFSGGAFDTFNATSAGIAVGILCLPMVCSLSEDALQAVPRSLREGAYGLGCTPFETAVKVVVPAALSGIISAFLLAFSRAIGETMVVALAAGTRATATLDPRDQSQTMTGFIVEMIKSENEFGTVQYYSLYGVAMTLFVITFGMTVVGQIVRRRYRESYQ from the coding sequence ATGTCACAACCCGCAGCGCTTACCAATCGCCGCTTTAAATCGACCGATCGGGCCGTATTGGCCGAGCGGGCGGTGGTGAGCGTGCTGGCCAGCTGTGCTTTGGCGACGGTGTTGATCACCGCCGGCATCATCTTGATGCTGGTCACGCAGAGCTGGCATTTTTTCGAAAGCGAATACGTGTCGCCGGGCGAGTTCTTCAGCGGGACGCAGTGGACGGCGTTGCAAGCCAAAGAGATCGAAGACGCTCGGTTTGGAATCTGGCCGTTGTTGTCGGGGACCTTGCGAGTGACGGTGATCGCGATGTTAATCGCCCTGCCCTTGGGCTTGGTGACGGCGATTTATCTTAGTGAATTTGCGTCCAAACGTGTTCGCAGTATTCTCAAACCCACGCTGGAAATCATCGCCGGGATCCCCACCGTGGTGCTGGGCTATTTTGCAATCTTGGTAATCAGTCCCGGTTTGCAGTTTTTCAGCGGTGGGGCGTTTGACACATTTAATGCCACCAGTGCCGGCATCGCGGTGGGGATTTTATGCCTGCCGATGGTTTGCAGTTTGTCCGAGGACGCTTTGCAGGCCGTGCCGCGATCGCTTCGCGAAGGCGCTTATGGGCTGGGCTGTACGCCCTTTGAAACGGCGGTCAAGGTCGTGGTGCCGGCAGCTTTGTCGGGCATTATTTCGGCCTTTCTGCTGGCCTTCAGCCGGGCCATTGGAGAAACCATGGTGGTGGCTTTGGCGGCCGGCACGCGAGCTACCGCGACGCTGGATCCGCGAGACCAGTCGCAGACCATGACCGGCTTTATTGTGGAAATGATCAAAAGCGAAAACGAGTTCGGAACCGTGCAGTACTACAGCTTGTATGGCGTGGCGATGACCTTGTTTGTAATCACCTTTGGCATGACGGTGGTCGGCCAAATCGTGCGACGACGTTATCGGGAATCGTATCAATGA
- a CDS encoding eL24 family ribosomal protein, with translation MVIDSPFSLIGSHPCCPIQVTGTGMPGIAYFVCCLRNHIEVWPTATIAFPRWGPIRSDSDLLVGQSHIQLCHPSRSLDPSWHPSLLADDEVHTTLTRKKGQIGKRFRRSVTLIGDGHPSVVRVNGWGLEPCHYAAVVQDQTLWVVDLTVQDIPLEDRVQRLINPGDRARLRDVVLEFISVTKKKRTPQTVEASRDNAKPSADEADVVRGEQDEQDEAELDEAELDEAELDDAEQDDVELDGGEQQQVGEVELAADRSRELETVDTPVSEELPNPAAEAAAVPAIERARSEELQRRLTQCVEVKSDASEVLTSRVTERLISIRHTRSLRRRVLFGMAFLLALGGTAYFLYWLLRSIHWDWF, from the coding sequence ATGGTTATCGACAGCCCGTTTTCGCTGATCGGGTCCCACCCCTGCTGTCCGATTCAGGTGACCGGCACCGGGATGCCGGGAATCGCCTACTTCGTGTGCTGCTTGCGAAACCATATTGAAGTGTGGCCGACCGCCACAATCGCCTTCCCGCGTTGGGGACCGATTCGCAGTGATTCCGATCTACTGGTCGGGCAAAGCCACATTCAACTGTGCCATCCCTCCCGGTCGTTGGATCCTTCCTGGCACCCTTCGCTGCTGGCTGACGATGAAGTGCATACGACGCTCACGCGAAAGAAAGGGCAGATCGGAAAACGGTTTCGTCGATCGGTGACCTTGATCGGCGACGGGCATCCCAGCGTGGTCCGCGTCAACGGCTGGGGACTGGAACCCTGTCACTACGCCGCCGTCGTGCAGGACCAAACGTTGTGGGTCGTCGACTTAACGGTTCAGGACATTCCCCTGGAAGACCGCGTCCAACGGCTGATCAATCCGGGCGACCGGGCGCGGCTCCGCGATGTGGTGCTCGAGTTCATCTCAGTGACCAAGAAGAAGCGAACGCCCCAAACGGTGGAAGCGAGCCGCGATAATGCGAAGCCTTCGGCCGACGAAGCCGACGTAGTGCGGGGCGAGCAAGACGAACAGGATGAGGCCGAGCTGGATGAGGCCGAGCTGGATGAGGCCGAGCTGGATGACGCCGAACAGGATGATGTCGAGCTGGATGGGGGCGAGCAGCAACAAGTCGGTGAGGTTGAGCTTGCGGCGGACCGGTCGAGGGAACTGGAAACTGTCGATACTCCGGTAAGCGAAGAGTTGCCCAACCCCGCTGCCGAAGCCGCCGCAGTGCCAGCGATAGAACGGGCACGCTCGGAAGAGTTGCAGCGGCGGCTGACTCAATGCGTCGAAGTCAAGTCCGACGCCTCGGAAGTGCTTACGTCTCGGGTCACCGAACGACTGATTTCGATCCGACACACACGCTCGCTACGTCGTCGGGTGTTGTTCGGGATGGCGTTTCTCCTAGCGCTCGGCGGTACTGCCTATTTCTTGTATTGGTTGTTGCGCAGTATCCACTGGGATTGGTTTTAG
- a CDS encoding PstA family ABC transporter permease, translating into MSIPIALERDDSVAEAAKARRRKQLSGWFYLLCVAIAMLSVVVLVVLLVSISVQGSSSLSGDLLTNSHSELQPEQAGMWSAILGTLFICGVCALAALPLGIGTAVFLEEFKPQRPELRWLRRVIPLGERNWEHICTLLYKGTRWMHGFVQLNISNLAGVPSIVYGLLGLSLFVYMFNAFGQITVNESAGWEWGGVQHYYQVLSLERGQVVLIPQGERTETTLTVDEPMMALLPSGEEVELALWTPGTPKPKSKELRQRTVRAGAKGGRYSRKDWYYFRLPFGRSFLAAGLTLALVILPVVIIASQEALRSVPPSMREASLGLGATTWQTTRNVCLPAAIPGIMTGAILSMGRAIGEAAPILVILGAAIAKNSGPKHLMDDAVTMPVLIYNWAGRQQEVYQELAAAAIIVLLVTLLLINSLAIYLRHRLSQN; encoded by the coding sequence ATGAGCATCCCTATCGCGCTGGAGCGTGATGATTCGGTGGCCGAAGCGGCCAAGGCGCGTCGCCGCAAGCAGTTGAGCGGTTGGTTCTATCTGTTGTGTGTGGCCATCGCGATGCTGAGCGTCGTAGTGTTGGTGGTGCTGCTGGTGTCGATTTCGGTGCAAGGCAGTTCCAGCTTGTCGGGCGACTTGTTGACCAACAGTCACAGCGAGTTGCAACCCGAGCAGGCCGGCATGTGGTCGGCGATCTTGGGCACGCTGTTTATCTGTGGTGTGTGTGCGCTGGCCGCGCTGCCACTAGGGATCGGCACGGCGGTGTTCTTGGAAGAGTTCAAGCCGCAGCGTCCGGAGCTGCGCTGGCTGCGACGCGTGATTCCGCTGGGCGAACGCAATTGGGAACACATTTGCACGCTGTTGTACAAGGGCACGCGGTGGATGCACGGTTTTGTGCAGCTGAACATTTCCAATTTGGCCGGTGTGCCCTCGATCGTGTACGGCCTGTTGGGCTTGTCGCTGTTTGTTTACATGTTCAACGCCTTTGGCCAGATCACGGTCAACGAATCGGCGGGCTGGGAATGGGGCGGCGTCCAACACTACTACCAAGTGCTGTCGCTCGAACGCGGCCAGGTGGTGTTGATTCCTCAAGGCGAGCGGACCGAGACAACGCTCACCGTTGACGAGCCCATGATGGCGCTGCTGCCCAGCGGCGAAGAGGTCGAGTTGGCGTTGTGGACGCCGGGCACGCCCAAACCCAAGAGCAAGGAATTGCGGCAGCGGACGGTTCGAGCTGGGGCCAAGGGCGGGCGGTATTCGCGGAAGGATTGGTACTATTTCCGGCTGCCGTTTGGCCGCAGTTTCTTGGCTGCCGGACTGACGCTGGCGCTGGTGATTCTACCGGTGGTGATCATCGCTTCGCAGGAAGCCCTTCGAAGTGTGCCGCCATCGATGCGAGAAGCCTCGTTGGGGCTGGGCGCGACGACCTGGCAGACCACCCGCAACGTTTGTTTGCCGGCTGCTATCCCGGGGATCATGACCGGAGCGATTTTGTCGATGGGCCGGGCGATTGGCGAAGCCGCTCCGATTCTGGTGATCCTAGGGGCGGCGATCGCCAAGAACAGCGGACCGAAACATTTGATGGACGATGCGGTCACGATGCCCGTATTGATTTATAACTGGGCAGGACGCCAGCAGGAAGTTTATCAAGAGCTGGCGGCCGCGGCGATTATTGTGTTGCTGGTGACGCTGTTGCTGATCAATTCCTTGGCGATTTACTTACGTCATCGTCTCAGCCAAAATTAG
- a CDS encoding sensor histidine kinase, which yields MGNMQDASLLLKLNRILLAGHAVMLVVFAALILVGGYEYRWGAFAASSLSVLVSWAICMIGARRAVMPVLTLVGDLTRENDRLAAGKPAQSVTTELEFPFNRLVESQARMRSRVNEREQRLQTEFERLSAVLNSMHDGVVAVDRQEKVLLANATSRQMVHFVTGEATGKPFLEVSRNWLLCESLRNCLVTGRMQRREIQTADEPVRTLDLRASCLPGSPPQGAVAVLRDVTELRRLENLRHEFVANVSHELKTPLAAIMAYAETLKMGAINDQENNLNFVHRIEEQAKRLHQLIQDILQIARVESGQEVFHIVRVPLHDAITAAVAVQRDSAEHKQQTLTVDIQESAVVDADEDGVRTIIDNLLSNAIKYTPAGGHVTVRLATDGQQARVEVEDTGIGISAENLPRVFERFFRADRARARSMISTGLGLSIVKHLSQAFGGSVSVTSQLGEGSCFVVKLPLGE from the coding sequence ATGGGAAATATGCAGGACGCCAGTCTGCTGCTGAAACTCAATCGCATTCTGCTGGCCGGACATGCTGTGATGCTGGTCGTGTTTGCGGCCCTGATCCTGGTGGGCGGGTACGAATACCGCTGGGGAGCGTTTGCGGCGTCATCGTTGAGCGTGCTGGTGAGTTGGGCGATCTGTATGATCGGGGCGCGGCGAGCGGTGATGCCGGTGCTGACGCTGGTCGGCGACCTGACTCGCGAAAACGATCGCTTGGCCGCTGGCAAGCCGGCCCAGTCGGTGACGACCGAATTGGAGTTCCCCTTTAACCGCCTAGTCGAATCGCAAGCTCGCATGCGGAGTCGGGTGAACGAGCGGGAGCAGCGGCTGCAGACCGAGTTCGAACGTTTGTCGGCGGTGCTGAACAGCATGCACGACGGCGTGGTGGCGGTCGACCGGCAGGAGAAAGTGCTGTTGGCCAACGCGACCAGTCGCCAGATGGTGCATTTTGTCACCGGCGAGGCGACCGGCAAGCCCTTCCTGGAGGTTTCACGCAACTGGCTGCTGTGCGAGTCGCTCCGCAATTGCTTGGTCACCGGCCGCATGCAGCGGCGCGAAATCCAGACCGCCGACGAGCCGGTGCGGACGCTGGACCTGCGGGCCTCGTGCTTGCCCGGCAGTCCGCCCCAAGGCGCCGTCGCCGTGCTTCGCGATGTGACGGAACTGCGGCGTTTGGAAAACCTACGGCATGAATTCGTCGCCAACGTGTCACATGAATTGAAGACGCCGCTGGCCGCCATCATGGCCTACGCCGAAACGCTGAAGATGGGGGCTATCAATGACCAGGAAAACAATCTGAACTTTGTGCATCGCATCGAAGAACAGGCGAAACGCTTGCACCAGCTGATTCAGGACATCTTGCAAATCGCTCGCGTCGAATCCGGGCAGGAAGTGTTCCATATCGTTCGTGTACCGCTGCACGACGCGATTACCGCCGCGGTGGCCGTCCAACGCGATTCGGCAGAACATAAACAGCAAACCCTGACCGTGGATATTCAGGAGTCCGCGGTTGTCGACGCCGACGAGGACGGCGTGCGGACGATTATCGATAACCTGCTGAGCAACGCCATCAAGTACACGCCCGCCGGCGGACACGTGACGGTGCGACTGGCGACCGATGGCCAGCAGGCTCGGGTCGAGGTGGAAGATACGGGGATCGGGATTTCCGCCGAAAATCTGCCGCGGGTGTTCGAACGATTTTTCCGCGCCGATCGCGCTCGCGCCCGCTCGATGATCAGCACCGGGTTGGGACTGTCGATCGTCAAGCATCTGTCGCAAGCGTTCGGGGGCAGCGTGTCGGTGACCAGCCAGTTGGGCGAAGGCAGTTGCTTCGTGGTCAAGCTGCCCTTGGGCGAATAG
- a CDS encoding PstS family phosphate ABC transporter substrate-binding protein — MKTSLFCSRLFAVALLGAGVVGCGSSSTTSTTDADGSPAAESSLTGDIQINGSSTVLPIGNAIKEQFDAEFPNVNITVGGAGTGNGFKDFADKTTDISEASRPIKAGEWEACKASGVEFVELPVAYDGLTIVIHPENDWVKQLTVDQLKAIFVGSEAANKWSEVDPSWPDREIKIFAPGVGSGTYDYFHEVLAKKDKAALREDMTLNEDDNVLVQGVAGNKDSIGFFGVAYYEENKDKLQAVPVVNPDSGEAVLPNKETIASGEYAPFSRPLFIYVNAESLNKAQVQAFVEYFLENVPETAEKVGYVRLPEEVMARSVANLDALKTGSHFVDADGESRSGSVVDIFTDENLISE, encoded by the coding sequence ATGAAAACCTCTCTCTTCTGTTCACGCCTGTTCGCTGTGGCCCTGTTGGGCGCGGGAGTTGTCGGTTGCGGCTCCTCTTCGACCACTTCCACCACCGATGCCGATGGCTCCCCGGCGGCCGAGTCGAGTTTGACCGGCGACATCCAAATCAATGGTAGCAGCACGGTGTTGCCGATCGGCAACGCCATCAAAGAACAGTTTGATGCCGAATTCCCGAATGTGAACATCACCGTGGGCGGTGCTGGCACGGGCAACGGCTTCAAAGATTTCGCTGACAAGACCACCGATATCTCCGAAGCGTCGCGGCCGATCAAAGCCGGTGAATGGGAAGCTTGCAAAGCTTCAGGCGTGGAGTTCGTCGAGTTGCCGGTCGCTTATGACGGTTTGACGATTGTCATCCATCCCGAGAACGACTGGGTCAAGCAGTTGACCGTCGACCAGCTGAAAGCCATCTTCGTCGGCAGCGAAGCCGCCAACAAATGGAGCGAGGTGGATCCTTCCTGGCCCGATCGCGAAATCAAAATCTTCGCTCCCGGCGTGGGATCGGGAACCTACGACTACTTCCACGAAGTGTTGGCAAAGAAAGACAAAGCCGCGCTGCGTGAAGACATGACGCTGAACGAAGACGACAACGTGCTGGTGCAAGGCGTGGCCGGCAACAAAGATTCGATCGGCTTCTTCGGGGTCGCCTACTACGAAGAAAACAAGGACAAACTGCAGGCGGTGCCGGTGGTGAATCCCGATTCGGGCGAAGCTGTCTTGCCCAACAAAGAAACCATCGCCTCGGGCGAATACGCTCCCTTCAGCCGCCCGCTGTTCATTTACGTGAACGCGGAATCGCTGAACAAAGCTCAGGTGCAGGCGTTCGTTGAGTATTTTCTGGAGAACGTGCCGGAGACCGCCGAGAAGGTCGGTTACGTGCGGTTGCCCGAAGAAGTGATGGCACGCAGCGTCGCCAATCTGGATGCCCTCAAGACCGGCAGCCACTTTGTCGATGCCGATGGTGAAAGCCGCAGCGGTTCGGTGGTCGACATTTTCACCGACGAAAATTTGATCAGCGAGTAA
- a CDS encoding nucleoside monophosphate kinase, translating into MSAPEPLPTDVHDLEIKDAQLIFKSVWDRLEEEVGHENLRFPKELILLGGAPGAGKGTHTRFVMKARGLTCPPIVISDLLVTPEAAAIKDAGGMVGDKEVISILLRRLLHEEFRDGAVLDGFPRTGVQVECLKLLVDRIDQLYTEFAETPLAINFRRPTIHAMVLFVTEKTSIERQLFRGQQIAAHNREVEETGIGKILPLRTTDLSEDAARRRYRVFKEKTWDALQSLKEIYHYHFINAEGPIEEVEANIVKELQYQSSMELDPRTYDRLQPLPLAEEIVIHARQLLVKRLDSYELEHTATFIRCVDVIQEKFMPIIKRHALSGRAHVNSEDALFQDPLALSMLIDIFAERGYHAVVDKHIQEIPVRLDLQTGEIHRKEKTVFRVQINFKGSPIRRG; encoded by the coding sequence ATGTCCGCACCCGAACCGCTTCCCACCGACGTCCACGACCTGGAAATCAAAGACGCTCAGCTGATTTTCAAATCCGTCTGGGATCGCCTGGAAGAGGAAGTCGGGCACGAGAACCTGCGGTTCCCCAAGGAGCTGATCCTGTTGGGCGGAGCCCCGGGCGCCGGCAAGGGCACCCACACGCGATTTGTGATGAAAGCTCGCGGGCTGACCTGCCCGCCGATCGTGATCAGCGACCTGCTGGTGACGCCCGAAGCGGCGGCGATCAAGGACGCCGGGGGGATGGTGGGCGATAAAGAAGTGATCAGCATCCTGCTGCGGCGGCTGCTGCACGAAGAGTTCCGCGACGGGGCGGTGCTGGACGGGTTCCCCCGCACGGGCGTCCAAGTCGAATGCCTCAAACTGCTGGTCGACCGCATCGACCAACTTTACACGGAATTCGCCGAAACGCCCTTGGCGATCAACTTCCGCCGTCCCACGATTCACGCCATGGTGCTGTTCGTTACGGAAAAAACCAGCATCGAGCGGCAACTGTTCCGCGGCCAACAGATCGCCGCGCATAACCGCGAAGTCGAAGAGACGGGGATCGGCAAAATCCTGCCCCTGCGGACGACCGATCTGAGCGAAGACGCCGCACGGCGGCGCTACCGGGTGTTCAAAGAGAAAACCTGGGATGCGCTGCAGTCCTTAAAAGAGATCTACCACTACCACTTCATCAACGCCGAAGGGCCGATCGAAGAAGTCGAAGCGAACATCGTCAAAGAGCTGCAGTACCAAAGTTCGATGGAGCTTGATCCGCGGACCTACGACCGCCTGCAGCCCCTGCCGTTGGCCGAAGAAATTGTCATCCACGCTCGGCAGTTGCTGGTCAAACGGCTGGACAGCTACGAACTGGAACACACCGCAACGTTCATTCGCTGTGTCGACGTGATCCAAGAAAAATTCATGCCGATCATCAAACGCCATGCACTCTCGGGACGAGCGCATGTGAACAGCGAAGACGCGTTGTTCCAAGACCCGCTGGCGTTGTCGATGTTGATCGACATCTTCGCCGAACGCGGCTACCACGCCGTCGTCGACAAACACATCCAAGAGATCCCGGTGCGGCTGGACCTACAGACCGGCGAGATCCACCGGAAAGAAAAGACGGTGTTCCGAGTCCAAATCAACTTCAAAGGCTCCCCCATCCGCCGCGGCTAA